The proteins below are encoded in one region of Apium graveolens cultivar Ventura chromosome 4, ASM990537v1, whole genome shotgun sequence:
- the LOC141718576 gene encoding uncharacterized protein LOC141718576: protein MQLASSRVFEKTTSNLYKIVQHHREPLHVYLTRFNREKVTITNCDIPTAIETFRRGLDRESPLFDELTKYPCRTMDGVQAKAMAQEERVGWKKDTNLPPPYDNYGFTIIPSAMMKEFTKLGDIVKWTMKNNKPKANPDSKLWCDYQGDYGHKTYDCVALRKELQFLTKKAYLTKFMTFKKMAHVRRERSPNRYDIMPMRQPPPPHHKVINFIGDESEVCGSTYSQAKRVARETDIRVTQVGIDNRTLPLLTFDESDKRNIREPQQNGLFISLLGANCLIKRILVDNGSSANIMMLSTLKQMGLEESDMINKITTLTIPSIYHEVLKFPTPWGAQEIRGDQDRARECYGTFLKPTAQYHGNETHVANVTGPEKLAEVDLKIGDKKALIGEDLSPSNEANLVNLLTTRLDAFAWEHNDIMRIDHDIITHKLNYDPTYVLIQQKKRKFAAERNKIINDEIDRL from the exons ATGCAACTTGCAAGTAGTAGGGTGTTTGAGAAAACCACGAGTAATCTATACAAGATCGTGCAACATCACAGAGAACCATTACATGTTTACCTGACACGATTCAACAGAGAGAAGGTGACTATAACCAACTGTGATATTCCTACGGCCATTGAGACCTTTAGAAGGGGCTTGGATAGAGAATCTCCACTTTTTGATGAATTGACGAAGTATCCATGTAGAACTATGGATGGTGTACAAGCGAAGGCTATGGCACAA GAGGAACGTGTGGGTTGGAAAAAGGACACTAATTTGCCACCACCATACGACAACTATGGTTTCACGATAATACCATCAGCCATGATGAAGGAATTCACCAAGCTGGGAGATATAGTTAAATGGACAATGAAAAACAACAAGCCCAAGGCGAATCCAGACTCCAAATTATGGTGTGACTACCAAGGAGATTATGGACATAAAACTTATGACTGTGTGGCTTTACGAAAGGAGCTACAGTTTTTAACCAAGAAAGCGTACTTAACTAAGTTCATGACATTCAAGAAAATGGCTCACGTCAGGAGAGAGAGGTCACCCAATAGATATGACATAATGCCAATGAGACAACCACCACCACCACATCATAAAGTAATTAATTTCATTGGAGATGAATCTGAAGTGTGTGGATCAACGTACTCACAAGCTAAAAGGGTGGCTAGGGAGACAGATATACGAGTCACACAAGTAGGAATTGATAATCGTACCCTACCACTTTTGACATTTGATGAATCAGATAAGAGAAATATTCGAGAACCACAACAAAATGGTCTTTTCATCTCTCTCCTGGGGGCAAATTGCTTGATCAAGAGGATATTGGTTGATAACGGAAGTTCTGCCAACATCATGATGCTGAGCACGTTGAAACAAATGGGTTTGGAAGAAAGTGACATGATCAATAAAATAACAACTTTG ACGATTCCATCAATATACCATGAAGTTCTCAAGTTCCCAACACCATGGGGTGCACAAGAAATTAGAGGAGACCAAGACAGGGCACGTGAATGTTACGGGACATTCTTGAAACCAACAGCCCAATATCATGGGAATGAAACTCATGTTGCCAACGTTACAGGACCTGAAAAATTGGCTGAGGTCGATCTAAAGATTGGAGACAAGAAAGCTTTGATAGGAGAAGACTTGTCACCATCAAATGAGGCTAACTTGGTTAATTTATTGACAACAAGGTTGGATGCATTTGCATGGGAACACAACGACATAATGAGAATTGATCATGACATAATCACTCATAAGTTAAACTATGATCCAACTTACGTCCTCATACAACAAAAAAAGAGAAAGTTTGCAGCAGAGAGGAACAAGATAATCAATGATGAAATAGACAGGCTCTAG